The proteins below come from a single Aegilops tauschii subsp. strangulata cultivar AL8/78 chromosome 6, Aet v6.0, whole genome shotgun sequence genomic window:
- the LOC109764095 gene encoding uncharacterized protein, whose amino-acid sequence MSRSPHLPPRCPPLGPQITGRDDSLFTQSCRFPSEDPFFGEPPCWLDDLLADSGKMPNLPPLRRACSDSDAILDALRTIQSPIFPIEEGDLQPAGETGDSLDAAVRGESDSGVEVSCVYGPNSPRQKCRLTSSESSIVNAVLENVPSNPLQYLTIDPSTSLHGNVANAKGDACDDVNHLDQDKSFKRRSGQRSRVRKLQYIADLERTVDSLQNMGADLAVRVASHFQLRNALSMENKQLRRQIASLQQAKLMKDGQTHFLKKETERLKQISARHRRSRSVTSCFEPGSIGADPSAINWQTVDMSKLSLNGSPAPVPPRGGYGL is encoded by the exons ATGTCTCGGTCGCCACATCTTCCTCCCCGCTGCCCGCCTCTGGGTCCTCAAATCACAGGAAGAGATGACAGCTTGTTCACACAGAGCTGCAGGTTTCCATCAGAGGATCCTTTCTTTGGTGAACCACCGTGTTGGCTAGATGATCTCCTTGCAGATTCTGGGAAAATGCCAAACCTTCCACCTCTTAGGAGAGCTTGTAGCGACTCTGATGCTATCTTGGATGCGCTGAGGACAATTCAGAGCCCAATTTTTCCGATTGAGGAGGGGGATCTGCAACCAGCAGGTGAGACTGGGGACTCGTTGGATGCTGCTGTAAGGGGTGAAAGTGATTCGGGGGTCGAAGTTAGCTGTGTGTATGGTCCAAATTCGCCAAGACAGAAGTGTAGGCTGACCAGTTCAGAGAGTTCCATTGTAAATGCTGTCCTGGAGAATGTCCCTAGCAACCCCTTGCAGTACCTGACCATTGACCCGTCAACCAGTCTGCATGGCAATGTGGCCAATGCAAAAGGAGATGCATGCGATGATGTAAACCATCTAGATCAAGACAAGTCATTTAAAAG GCGATCAGGCCAAAGATCTAGGGTCCGGAAACTTCAATACATTGCTGATCTTGAAAGAACTGTTGACTCTCTTCAG AACATGGGAGCTGATTTGGCTGTAAGAGTAGCATCTCATTTCCAGCTTCGCAATGCTCTATCAATGGAAAACAAGCAACTGAGGAGACAGATTGCTAGTCTTCAGCAGGCAAAACTAATGAAGGATG GTCAAACACATTTCTTGAAGAAGGAAACTGAGAGGTTGAAGCAGATCTCTGCGCgtcaccgcaggagcaggagtgTCACTTCTTGCTTTGAGCCGGGCTCAATTGGAGCAGACCCATCAGCAATCAATTGGCAGACAGTTGACATGTCAAAGCTGAGCTTAAACGGCAGTCCTGCTCCTGTGCCCCCGAGAGGTGGCTATGGCCTGTAA